A segment of the Trichocoleus sp. FACHB-46 genome:
AAAGATGGCACCCCCTTCTGGAACGAACTCACCATCAACCCCGTGTTTGATGCTGATGGCAAACTGATCAACTTCATTGGCTTGCAAAATGATGTCACTGGCCGCAAGCAAGCCGAAGCAGCCTTGCGAGAAAGCCAAGAGCGCTACGCCTTGGCAGTTCAGGGGGCCAACGATGGCTTGTGGGATTGGAATCTGAAAACCAATGAAATTTACTTTTCCCCTCGGTGGAAATCGATGTTGGGTCATCAAGAAGATGAAATTGGCAGTTGCCCGGAAGAGTGGCTGCATCGAGTTCATCCCGAGGATGTAGAGCGCTTGAAGGCTCAGATCGATCTGCACCTAGAAGGGCTGTCACCCCACTTTGAAAGCGAGCATCGGATGCAGCATCAAGATGGTTCCTATCGTTGGATGCTGAGCCGAGGACTAGCTGTGCGGGATGCCGATGGCAAGATTTCGCGCATGGCGGGGTCTCAAACCGATGTCACCAGTCGCAAGCAAGTTGAAAAACAACTTCTGCATGACGCCTTCCATGATGTTTTGACAGGGCTTCCCAACCGCGCCCTATTTATGGATCGCTTGGGGCTGTCAATCGAGCGCTCGAAGCGACCAGGCAATAACTTGTTTGCCGTCCTCTTCCTAGATCTAGACCGCTTTAAGGTAATTAATGACAGCTTGGGCCACATGATTGGCGACCAACTGTTGATTTCGATCGCTCGTCGTCTGGAGGCTTGTTTGCGGGGAGGAGATACCGTGGCTCGCTTGGGTGGAGACGAGTTCACCATTCTGCTAGACGATATTAGCGATCTCGATGACGCGACTCGGATTGCCAACCGCATTCATCACGCCCTCCAGTCTCCCTTCAATCTGCAAGGCCAGGAAGTTTTCACCTCGGTCAGTATTGGCATTGCTTTAAGTGAAACTGGGTATGACTGGCCGGAAGATTTGCTGCGAGATGCCGACACTGCCATGTATCGAGCCAAATCTCTGGGCCGCGCCTGCCACAAAGTGTTCGATCGCACCATGCACTTGCGAGCTGTAGAGTTGCTCCATCTAGAAACCGATTTGCGGCGGGCGATCGAGCGGCAAGAATTGCGGCTGCATTACCAACCCATTGTGTCGCTCACCACGGGTAGAATTCATGGCTTTGAAGCCTTGATTCGCTGGCAGCATCCAGAGCGCGGTTTAATGTCGCCCGCCGAATTTATTCCGGTAGCTGAAGAAACAGGGTTGATTGTTCCCGTGGGGCTTTGGGTGTTGCGCGAAGCTTGTCAGCAAGCGCAAAAGTGGCAAAAACAGTTCTCTACCAGTTTCCCTCTCACCATGAGCGTGAATTTGTCTGGCAAGCAATTTTCGCAGCCCGACTTGATTGGGCAAATTGAGCAGATTTTGCAAGCCACCGCTTTGGATGCGCGGAGCTTGAAGCTGGAAATTACGGAAAGCGTGATGATGGAGAACGCTGAATCTGCCACTAAAATGCTGCTGAGGCTCAAAGCCTTGGGTGTGCAACTACACATTGATGACTTTGGCACTGGCTACTCATCGCTGAGCTATCTGCATCGCTTTCCCATTGATCAACTCAAAATCGATCGCTCGTTTGTGAAGCGCCTGGGAGCCGATGATGAAAGTGCCGAAATTGTGCGGGCGATCGTGACCCTGGCGCATAACCTGGGTATCCATGTGACGGCAGAAGGAGTGGAAACCGCCGAACAACTGACGCAACTGCGGGCTTTGGAATGTGAATACGGCCAAGGTTATTTCTTCTTCCAACCCCTTACAGAGGCAGTCGTCGAGAAACTGATTTTGACAGAGCAGCAGTGGTCTGAAAGTTGTGAATGTCTAACTTCTGAGTTGGGACAAACCACCCACAGCGATCCAGCCTTGTGCCGATCGGTAAATTTAGCGTTGCCTGGAATCAATCCAGAAGCGCTACGAGTCATCCCGGAAGCAGTGCCAAAGCCCTCTAGCTAACGCTGCTGGCCAATCCTAGCTGGTGCAGCTTAGTCTTCTGAGGGCAACTCGACAATTTCAAACCAATATCGGCCCAAAATTTTCATCACTTCTACCAATGACTCAAAAGTAACAGGCTTAGTAATGTAAGAGTTGGCTCCTAAATCGTAGGTGCGATAAATATCCTCCTCGGCTTGAGAGGTCGTGAGAACTACAACGGGGATTTGGCGCAGTTCTGGATCAGCTTTAATCTCTTGCAACGCTTCTCGACCATCTTTGCGCGGCATATTGAGGTCTAGCAAAATTAAACCCGGACGCGGCGACTGAGTTTGGGAGTCAAACTTACCCCGATGGTAAAGATAGTCCAGCAGTTCCTCTCCGTCTTGAACAAAATGGAGATTATTTGCGAGGCGACATTCTTCTAGGGCTTCACGCGCCAGCATGCGATCGTCTTCATCATCGTCGGCCATCAAAATGGTGATGGGTTTACCAGGGAGGTTGCTAGCGCCTTGCTTCATAGAGTTTGTTGAATCGGGAGCGTGACAATAAAGGTGGTGCCTTGGCCCAGGCTACTTTTAGCTGTGATACTACCTCGGTGGCGTTCAGCAATTTTGCGACAAATGGCGAGTCCTACCCCGGTACCTTCATAGTCGCTGCGGCTATGCAGTCGCTGAAACACAGTAAAGATGCGATCGAGGTACTTTTCATCAAACCCAATGCCATTATCTGTGACGAAAATTTGACAGAACCGACTATCAGGAGCCTGAAGCGGGGTTGGTGAGTCGGCAGCCTCTAGGAGCTGAGCTGAAATGCTGACAATCGGACGGCGATCGCTTTGATGAAACTTTAGGGCGTTACTAATCAGATTTTGGAATAGTTGCCGCATCTGCAAGGGATCAGCTTCTATCGTCGGTAAATAGTCAGCTTCGATACATCCGCCAACTCGCTGGATCTGCACTTCGATATCCGATAAAACTTCTTGGACGATGGTGCCGAGGTCTACAGGAATGAAGGGCTGGGCTTTAGTCGTCACTCGTGAGAAGGCTAACAAGTCGTTGATCAGCGTTTGCATCCGCTGAGCGGCATTTTGCATTCGCTCTAGATAGTCTTTACCTTCGGGAGGCAGAGAATCAGCACATTTCAGCTTCAAGCGATCGCCAAACGCCTGGATTTTGCGGAGTGGCTCTTGGAGGTCGTGGGAAGCGACAGAGGCAAAATCTTGCAGCTCTCGGTTGCTTTGCTCCAACTTAGCTACCAGTGTTCCCAGTTCCTTTTCAGCTTTGCGGCGTTCACTAATTTCTTCCGCCAGTTCAGTGTTAATGGCGACGAGTTGCTGGGTACGCTCCTGCACTCGCTGCTCTAGCAGTTCATTGGCGCTTTTGATTTCCCAAAACTTCTGAGTGAGGCTCGCGGCCATCGACTGAAAATTTTGCACCAGCGAATCTAACTCGGTTACAGAGCTACGCGGCCACCGAGTCAACTCACTCTCCAGCAATCTGTAAGGCAAATTGGTTGTAACGTCAGCAAGTTTTGAGAGGGGATTGATTAAGCTCTGACTGATCAAGGTGGCAAAGATTAAGCCTGTTCCGGAAATGAGTAATAAGATGGTCAAATTTTGGGTATGGACTTGCTCAATCCGGTGAACTTGAGGTTTGGCAGGTAGTTCTACAATCAAGGTCCAAGGCAGTTGGGGGGCGATCGGAGTTTCTTGCACAAAGAATGAATTGCTCCACCGCACCATGACTAAAGGACTGCCAAGGACAGGAAACCACTGGTAAGTTCTAGGCCCAATCGCTTGCACTTCTCCTTGCTGCTTCCGATTGAACTGTGGTGTGGCGACTCGACTGGCATCCGTGCTAGCAACCACGCTCTGAGCCGCATCCACTAAGGTCACCTGGAGTCCTTGCTCGGTCACATGCGATCGAATCATGGCACCCACCCCAGTGTCAGCATCAATTTCACCCAAAACAAACCCAGAGAGAACCCCACGCTGCTGAATGGGAGCACAGAGCCAAAGATGAATGCTGCCAGGGGTTTGCTGCTGAGCGCCAAGGGTGAAAAGCTGAGGCTGAGATGTAGCCTGAAGCTGGCTGAGCCGCAGCGTGGAGGGCAGAGCAGAATGGGTAGTGTCTACTTGAGCCGTAGCGCTGAGCGTGCTCAGAATCGGTATGCCTGCCCGATCTACTACCGACAAATTAACAAAGTCAGGGAAAATATCTTGCGTGAGTTCCAAGCTTTGCCGCAAAGCTGGAGTAGTCTCAAGGGGAGTGCGGGCAGCCAGTTGGGCTAGCTGTGTCACCGCTGTGAGGCGTTGGTTGTACCAAGCTCGGACCTCAACCACCAAATTAGTAGAAGCAACGCTTAATTCCGCAGCAGATGAGGTTCTGATGTTATCCATGACTTGACGGCCATCTAGAACCATCAGCATCAGGGTGGGGAAGAAAACAAAGGCAACTAATAAGTTGAGGAGGGTTTGCTGGAGAGAGAGGGTGCTAATGGCTTGGGGGCGACCGACCCAGCGATGAATTGGTAAGTGAGTCAGTATCAAGTTGGCAATTAAGGCATTGAAAATACCATTGGCGGGCTGCTTCAGCAGAATGATGGTGGTTTGAATGGCATCCAACTGTAAGAGGTTGCCGTAAAACAACCAAACCAACGGCATGCCAATCAGTATCCAGAAGAGAGCGTCCAGTAAGACGATGTTTTGCCGCCGTCGATGAAAGAAGATGCCTACAAATAAAGCTTCAGCAGTAAACGTGACGATGGAATAGGGATGGTGCCAAAGGATATAGGTGCAAAGACTAGCCACAAAAGCGGCAACAGTGCCCCAGATGGTGCCATATAGACAAACCACCATCCAAGTGGCAATGCTGCCAAACAAAAAGTCGATATTGAAGAAAAAAGACCACCGCCAATAGTTGCCGAGGTAGCCAGCAATCACCAAAAAGAGGAGTCCCAGGATGCCTCGATAACGGATCGCCCATTGTTTCAAATAGGAAAGTTTGTGCAGATCCATAGCTCCTACCTTGTCGTCCTACAGAGTTGAGGAGAGTCGGCAGCGTTAGCCCCAGCAGACAGCTACATCAGCTCATATCCACTTAGTAATTCCTAATCTTGTTGAATTTGTACCTAGTCTTAGCTAATCGTTACTAGTGATCACTATGAATTACTGGTTACACAAAGTTGTGACTTGGAAGAACTTCTAGCTGCGAAAGAGACGGCTGTACTGCACTTCATGCGCCATGCTGGCGATCGCTAGGCCCCAGCCACAACTGCATAAATCTTCATCCTTCAAGACTAAAATTGCCCCTGTGGCATCACTCAAACAACTCTGTAGTTCCACTAAAAGTCGCTGACCCGCCGTTTGTCCTAAGGGAATTAGTTTGACGCCTGCATTCATCAGGTTGGTGGCCCAACTGTGGAGATAGCCTAAAACTGCTGCTTCGGGGTCAATCTGCCAACTGGCAGCGGCAATGCCAAAGGCGATCGCGAAATTACAAGGTTCCCCACAGGTCTGAATTACAGGTGCTAAGTTTGGCTGGAGTTCTTGAAGTAAGCGGCCTAAAGAGTAGCCCATCTGCCAGCTTTGTTGGCGCAGTTCTTCTGTTTCTCTGCTGGCTGAGAGCCAAGCGTTCCAATGACGCAGGGCAGGGCGATCGCCAGCTTGGGTGGCCTGATAGGCGCGGATCATGAGCGCTGCTTCGAGGCGAATGGCACCCACTTGCAACTCCTGTTGTAGCCAGTGTTCTAGACTCAGTTTGTCTTTAATGATGCCTGCCTCTACGAGTGCTTCCAGACCTTCTGAGTAACTGTAGGCTCCTACAGGTAAAGCAGAACTAGCTAGTTGGAGCAAACTCAGTAGTGCTTGAGGTTGCAGACTAATGGGCATGGCTAGGTCCACTGTGCCCATAAGCGCCAACTTCTGGTTGAAAGGCTGCGATTTCTGCGCTCACCTGTAGTCCCAGATGCTCCAGCATCGATTGGAGGACTGGATCGGGAGAGAGACGCAGATAATCCGCCGTGATTTCTAAAGCAACATGACGATTTCCTAGGTGGTAGGCTGCTCGCAGAAGCTCCAGAGAAGTCTGCGCTTTCACGGTCAAGACGGGTTCAGGCTTAGCGGCAATCCGCACCAAGACATCCCCAGTTTCGGCTTGCAGCAAATCTCCATGATGTAGCACTGTGCCGCGCGGCAACTGCAATCGCACGCTCTGCCCCGCTTCTGTAGCAAGTTGATAGCGGCTGCGGGCACGCTCCTCTGCGGTGAGGGCTAGGGTGAGATCAACGGCGATCGCAACATCAGCAGATAAACGGTGGGTCAACGTCAGCATGACTCAGAACAGTGTTTCCAGGAGATCAACCTCACTCCTGCTTACTATAAACCTCTACGTTAATTGCTTTGAGCCGTTGCCCTCATTTTTTCGGGGTGGTACAAAGTCAACCGAAATCCTGCCAATTGGAATCCTGGCTGATCAGAAAATGCCGCCTCTATGACAGAGAACAGCATTTTAAGTCTTAAATTGATGCAGTTATCAACCAGGTTTATCTTAAGGATTTCTGAAGCAGGTGGAAGGGCTAAATTTTGGCTGGGAAGGGATTAAGACTTCAGGCCAGCCTCGATCCCCTCTCTAAAGATTGTTCATCTTCGGCGCTACATCTAAACCATCAACTGGGTGAACATTTGCCGTTCTGAAGTCATGCAGCAGAGGTGAGTTTTGTTGCTGCTCAAAATTTATCTAGATGGCTTTTGTAGCTCCAATAACTCCGCTTGAACTCGCTTCTCTAGATTTGGATCACTCTGAACATTCACGGTAATGGCGTTGAATTTGTCAATCGTCAGGCCGTTGCCCTCAACAATTTTTTTAGATTTGTTGCAGTACTCAACTGCAATTCCGCGAACGTTTTGGGGCAATCCTTGTAAGCTCTTGGGTCTATGACAAGCGATCGCCGGAATGCCGCTAGAGCCGACAAGTTTTTTAATGTCTCTGTAAGAGACTTGGCGCACTTCTTCTACCGCCAACACAGCGCGAGCGTAACTTTTGAGTTCTGCTGCACTGGGTGCCGCTTGAGCCACAGCAGCCGTACTAAACATTTGCTCTGGAGAGCGCTCTGATAAGCTAGGAACCCAGCCAGAAGCAAGGCCAACAGCGGCTAAGAAGCCAATCGCGAAGGACTGTGAAACCAGTTGCATCCGAGGCTGTTGCAGTTTAGCAGTCAAGGTACGAAGCATTTGAGGGTGAAATGGCACGAGGGAACGGCAAGAGTTCATCATAATCCGATGTGACAGAACAAAAACTAGAACAATCCCGAATCTATTCTTGTTGAACTATTTTATATAGACTAAGTTCCAGGTGTGGGATAGACATTTGAGCAATGTTGCCTCCTCACAAACCAGACAATTAAACCCAATGGATGGCATCGCTTAGCGCTGGTAGATTTGACAAAGTTCAACCACTTTAGTTTGTAGAGTGGCAAGCTCTTCTGCGCCTTGCTTAAGGCTCAGTTCTAGTTCCAACAACAGGGGCAATGTTTGCTGGAGTTGCTGAGAGGACAGCCCGCGCACTTCTTGTTGGAGAAAATAAATCCGTTTGGGATTGCTGACTTCGGCGGCTTGAGCGATCGCCCGCTCATCGCGTTCCCCAGCTTCCTGCATCAATTTGACCCACAACCAAGTGCGAAACTGGCCGATCAAAGTCGCTACAACCCGCAGCGCTGGTTCATTGTGACTGAGGAGACCTGCCACGAGTTCCAACGCTTCACCGACTTGGCCTTGGCGGATCGCAGCGGCCAATTGCAGACTGTTTTGAGTATTAACCACAACCAATCTGGCTACGACTTCTGCCTCTAGGGGTTGAGAGCGATCGCCCGCATAGAGCCGTAATTTTTCTAATTCACTATAGAGTTGTCGGGAGTTGTTGCCAACCGACTCTGCCAAGAGCTCCATGCTGGGCTGCGTTAGCGCCACCCCTACTGTTTGAGCCACTTGGCGCACCTGCTGGAGCAGTTGATCTGTTTTCCAAGGCGGAATTGGCGAGAATTCCTTGATCTCGGCATATTTCTGGAGCAATTTGGTGGACTTGAGCCGTCCGTCTGGTTTGTTGCGGGCTGTCAGCAGCAAAACTGAGGCATCCGGGATGGCAGGCAAAGTGCGCTCTAGCTCTGCTAAAACGGTTTCTGGACATTGCTGTCCCAGGGTAGTGTTTTCGAGCCAAACTAATCGTTTCCCCATCCCAAACGGGGGTGTCATTGCTTGCGTGAGCGCCTGAAGAACGGCATTGCTCTGCTCTGCTGAAATCTTGTCGAAGTTAAAGCTGGTCCAATCTGGATCGAGGGTGCGATCGCGCAGGGTTGTAACAGCTTTTGCGATCGCAAAGTCATCTTCTCCCCAATAGAGGTAAATTGGCATACAGAGCACCTGAACGCGCGAGGCGATCGAGAGTTGGACGATAATTATCAAACTTATGTGAATCGAGTGCTACGGCTACCTCTGCCAGAGACTTATAAATCTCAATTGCAAAATATTCAAGAGTCTCCCAAGTTCCAACTGCAAGAAGTGGGAGGCGAGCGGCAGGCAGTAGCGTTTCCGGGTTACACCATAGTCACCCCACCAGAGGGCGAAGAAACTGAAAATCAGGCTTTCTACGCTAATTTGCAGGCGCTCCAAGCGCAACTCCAGCAGCAGCTTGATCCTAATCTATTCGTGCCTCTACCGCCGGACAGCTTCCACCTCACCGTGGCAGACCTGATTTGGGATCATGCCTATCGTGATGCAGCCAAAAACCCAGACTTTGAGCAGCAACTCTGCGATCGCATGGCTCAGAGTTTTCAGCAGTACCAACGGATGCACCCGCAATCCCACCCTGTACGCTTACAAGCGGTGGGCTTAATTGTGATGCCACGAGCGATTGGAGTTGGCTTGGTTCCCAAGGAAGAAGTCGCCTACGAGCAACTACTGCAACTCCGCCGAGCGATCTACCAAAATCCTGGCTTGATGGCTTTAGGAATCGAGCAGCAATATCACTTCACGGCCCATGTGACTCTAGGCTACTTCGGTAGCATTCCGCCTGAGCTAGACCGCGATCGCCTCAGCGAGCAATTCACCCAGTTGAATCAGCAGTGGATCACAGGTGTGCCTCAGGAGATGTGGGCCTACCGCGCCGAACTCCGAAAATTTGATAACATGACACGCTATTATCGAGAACCGGATTGGCCCAGCCTCGAAATTTAGCCTTGTAATTTAGCCCTCTTACTGAGCTACCTATGAATTTGCCCATGCATCCCATCATGCAGCAGAGCTTTGCGGTGATTGACCAGGAAATCGGGGATCACAGCTTTAGCGCGGCTGAATATGCGATCGTGCGACGGGTGATTCATAGTACGGCTGACTTCGACTTCAAGCAACTGCTCCGGTTTAGCCCCGGAGCCATTGCCACTGCGATCGCGGCTCTTCAACAGGGCTGCCCGATCATTACTGATGTCGGCATGGTGAAACAGGGTGTCGCTAATATGGTGGCGCAAACCTTCGGCAATCCATTGATCAGTGCGGTGGAGCAAGTGACAGAAGCTCTCCCTGGGAAAACTCGCACCGAAACTGGATTGCTTGAATGTTTGCAGCGGTTTCCCCAGGCGATCGTGGTGATTGGGAATGCCCCCACCGCCTTGCTAGCCCTCTGTCAGCAGCTACAGGCACACCCAAGTACTGCTGATTTAGTGCCTGCTTTAGTGATTGGAGCCCCCGTTGGGTTTATTTCTGTCGTGGAGTCGAAAGCAGCGCTAGCCGCTACCTCCATCCCGCAGATTCGCGTCGAGGGGCGCAAAGGTGGTTCCCCGGTCGCAGCAGCGATCTTAAATGCC
Coding sequences within it:
- a CDS encoding EAL domain-containing protein → MYQYPIKVLLVEDDEDDYVLTRSLLSEIEGDKFTLEWVQTYEAALTVMGQHRHSIYLIDYRLGLHDGLELLQAAIAQGCRAPIILLTGQGDQEIDLAAMQAGAADYLVKGRIDAALLERAIRYAIERKRTLEALRASESRLEGILASLEDVVWSVSATTFETIYISPAAAALYGRPVAEFYQNPRLWLEVVHPEDLEQVKAASEHLLKVGFKNLEYRILQPTGGVRWIHDRAHVVYDGGSQGDRIDGMAIDITEAKQAEASLKAIVRENSQLASAIANMTIGVVITDPNLPENPIIFANPGFTKMTGYTPEEVLGRNCRFLQGADTNPVHVDEMRHAIATHRSITQVLLNYRKDGTPFWNELTINPVFDADGKLINFIGLQNDVTGRKQAEAALRESQERYALAVQGANDGLWDWNLKTNEIYFSPRWKSMLGHQEDEIGSCPEEWLHRVHPEDVERLKAQIDLHLEGLSPHFESEHRMQHQDGSYRWMLSRGLAVRDADGKISRMAGSQTDVTSRKQVEKQLLHDAFHDVLTGLPNRALFMDRLGLSIERSKRPGNNLFAVLFLDLDRFKVINDSLGHMIGDQLLISIARRLEACLRGGDTVARLGGDEFTILLDDISDLDDATRIANRIHHALQSPFNLQGQEVFTSVSIGIALSETGYDWPEDLLRDADTAMYRAKSLGRACHKVFDRTMHLRAVELLHLETDLRRAIERQELRLHYQPIVSLTTGRIHGFEALIRWQHPERGLMSPAEFIPVAEETGLIVPVGLWVLREACQQAQKWQKQFSTSFPLTMSVNLSGKQFSQPDLIGQIEQILQATALDARSLKLEITESVMMENAESATKMLLRLKALGVQLHIDDFGTGYSSLSYLHRFPIDQLKIDRSFVKRLGADDESAEIVRAIVTLAHNLGIHVTAEGVETAEQLTQLRALECEYGQGYFFFQPLTEAVVEKLILTEQQWSESCECLTSELGQTTHSDPALCRSVNLALPGINPEALRVIPEAVPKPSS
- the holA gene encoding DNA polymerase III subunit delta — protein: MPIYLYWGEDDFAIAKAVTTLRDRTLDPDWTSFNFDKISAEQSNAVLQALTQAMTPPFGMGKRLVWLENTTLGQQCPETVLAELERTLPAIPDASVLLLTARNKPDGRLKSTKLLQKYAEIKEFSPIPPWKTDQLLQQVRQVAQTVGVALTQPSMELLAESVGNNSRQLYSELEKLRLYAGDRSQPLEAEVVARLVVVNTQNSLQLAAAIRQGQVGEALELVAGLLSHNEPALRVVATLIGQFRTWLWVKLMQEAGERDERAIAQAAEVSNPKRIYFLQQEVRGLSSQQLQQTLPLLLELELSLKQGAEELATLQTKVVELCQIYQR
- a CDS encoding cobalt-precorrin-8X methylmutase, with translation MNLPMHPIMQQSFAVIDQEIGDHSFSAAEYAIVRRVIHSTADFDFKQLLRFSPGAIATAIAALQQGCPIITDVGMVKQGVANMVAQTFGNPLISAVEQVTEALPGKTRTETGLLECLQRFPQAIVVIGNAPTALLALCQQLQAHPSTADLVPALVIGAPVGFISVVESKAALAATSIPQIRVEGRKGGSPVAAAILNALLVLAWEQQPKPLEPSHVLEALEPNCDRALLPTHSTNQSH
- a CDS encoding DUF4168 domain-containing protein — protein: MMNSCRSLVPFHPQMLRTLTAKLQQPRMQLVSQSFAIGFLAAVGLASGWVPSLSERSPEQMFSTAAVAQAAPSAAELKSYARAVLAVEEVRQVSYRDIKKLVGSSGIPAIACHRPKSLQGLPQNVRGIAVEYCNKSKKIVEGNGLTIDKFNAITVNVQSDPNLEKRVQAELLELQKPSR
- a CDS encoding response regulator, coding for MKQGASNLPGKPITILMADDDEDDRMLAREALEECRLANNLHFVQDGEELLDYLYHRGKFDSQTQSPRPGLILLDLNMPRKDGREALQEIKADPELRQIPVVVLTTSQAEEDIYRTYDLGANSYITKPVTFESLVEVMKILGRYWFEIVELPSED
- a CDS encoding ATP-binding protein encodes the protein MDLHKLSYLKQWAIRYRGILGLLFLVIAGYLGNYWRWSFFFNIDFLFGSIATWMVVCLYGTIWGTVAAFVASLCTYILWHHPYSIVTFTAEALFVGIFFHRRRQNIVLLDALFWILIGMPLVWLFYGNLLQLDAIQTTIILLKQPANGIFNALIANLILTHLPIHRWVGRPQAISTLSLQQTLLNLLVAFVFFPTLMLMVLDGRQVMDNIRTSSAAELSVASTNLVVEVRAWYNQRLTAVTQLAQLAARTPLETTPALRQSLELTQDIFPDFVNLSVVDRAGIPILSTLSATAQVDTTHSALPSTLRLSQLQATSQPQLFTLGAQQQTPGSIHLWLCAPIQQRGVLSGFVLGEIDADTGVGAMIRSHVTEQGLQVTLVDAAQSVVASTDASRVATPQFNRKQQGEVQAIGPRTYQWFPVLGSPLVMVRWSNSFFVQETPIAPQLPWTLIVELPAKPQVHRIEQVHTQNLTILLLISGTGLIFATLISQSLINPLSKLADVTTNLPYRLLESELTRWPRSSVTELDSLVQNFQSMAASLTQKFWEIKSANELLEQRVQERTQQLVAINTELAEEISERRKAEKELGTLVAKLEQSNRELQDFASVASHDLQEPLRKIQAFGDRLKLKCADSLPPEGKDYLERMQNAAQRMQTLINDLLAFSRVTTKAQPFIPVDLGTIVQEVLSDIEVQIQRVGGCIEADYLPTIEADPLQMRQLFQNLISNALKFHQSDRRPIVSISAQLLEAADSPTPLQAPDSRFCQIFVTDNGIGFDEKYLDRIFTVFQRLHSRSDYEGTGVGLAICRKIAERHRGSITAKSSLGQGTTFIVTLPIQQTL
- a CDS encoding urease accessory protein UreF → MGTVDLAMPISLQPQALLSLLQLASSALPVGAYSYSEGLEALVEAGIIKDKLSLEHWLQQELQVGAIRLEAALMIRAYQATQAGDRPALRHWNAWLSASRETEELRQQSWQMGYSLGRLLQELQPNLAPVIQTCGEPCNFAIAFGIAAASWQIDPEAAVLGYLHSWATNLMNAGVKLIPLGQTAGQRLLVELQSCLSDATGAILVLKDEDLCSCGWGLAIASMAHEVQYSRLFRS
- the ureE gene encoding urease accessory protein UreE, coding for MLTLTHRLSADVAIAVDLTLALTAEERARSRYQLATEAGQSVRLQLPRGTVLHHGDLLQAETGDVLVRIAAKPEPVLTVKAQTSLELLRAAYHLGNRHVALEITADYLRLSPDPVLQSMLEHLGLQVSAEIAAFQPEVGAYGHSGPSHAH
- a CDS encoding DUF1868 domain-containing protein, which produces MDDNYQTYVNRVLRLPLPETYKSQLQNIQESPKFQLQEVGGERQAVAFPGYTIVTPPEGEETENQAFYANLQALQAQLQQQLDPNLFVPLPPDSFHLTVADLIWDHAYRDAAKNPDFEQQLCDRMAQSFQQYQRMHPQSHPVRLQAVGLIVMPRAIGVGLVPKEEVAYEQLLQLRRAIYQNPGLMALGIEQQYHFTAHVTLGYFGSIPPELDRDRLSEQFTQLNQQWITGVPQEMWAYRAELRKFDNMTRYYREPDWPSLEI